Proteins found in one Candidatus Atribacteria bacterium genomic segment:
- a CDS encoding PAS domain S-box protein, translating to MKDESKTKANLIKNLKTLRKKQEKSTANNITERKQAKGKLQDSEEYLKMLFDYAPGAYYISDLKGNFIGGNKAAERLTGYKVEELIGKNFIRLKLLSLTDIPKAAELLVKNFRGQPTGPDEFVLNRKDNSKVTVEISTYPIKIKGKTLVLGMVSDITQRKKAIKDIEELAKFPAENPNPVLRISRDGTVLYHNPSSEPLLEQWHYQKGKPLQNRWYQLVLDALRDEDIKTVETEIGDKVAFLTFAPIVEKDFVNVYGSDITELKQGEERIKHLNLILRAIRNINQLIFQEKDRERLIKGACNSLTATRGYYSSFIVLLDEKGKIDTYAEAGLGEDFLPMLKLLKKGELTTFGQIALKQEDVVIIKDPASACPDCPLVPVCSARGSVMTVRLGREGKIYGVMSVSIPAHFITDKEEQALFLEAAGDMALGLNGIEMRKKLDKQTHDLKQRVKELKRAMDATLDTMSKIVEAKDPYTAGHQRRVSQLATAIAKELNFSQDKIEGIRIASLIHDIGKIGLPTEILSKPTKLSDIEFSLIKEHPKIGYNILQSIDFSYPVAEIVLQHHERLDGSGYPHHLKGDQISLEACIIGVADVVEAMSSHRPYRPALGINKALEEISKNKGTLYDTEVVDTCLILFKEKGFKFE from the coding sequence TTGAAAGACGAGAGTAAGACAAAAGCAAACTTAATAAAAAATTTAAAAACATTGCGGAAGAAACAAGAAAAAAGCACAGCAAATAATATCACCGAGCGTAAGCAGGCAAAAGGAAAATTGCAGGATTCAGAAGAATATTTAAAAATGTTATTTGATTATGCACCCGGTGCTTATTATATTAGTGATTTAAAAGGTAATTTTATCGGTGGTAATAAGGCAGCGGAAAGATTAACTGGTTATAAAGTAGAAGAATTAATCGGAAAGAATTTCATAAGATTAAAATTACTTTCTCTTACTGATATACCCAAAGCCGCTGAATTGTTAGTAAAAAATTTTAGGGGACAACCAACCGGACCGGATGAGTTTGTATTGAATCGAAAAGATAACAGTAAGGTGACAGTTGAAATCTCCACTTATCCGATAAAGATTAAAGGGAAAACTTTAGTGTTGGGCATGGTAAGTGACATTACCCAGCGCAAGAAAGCCATAAAAGATATAGAGGAACTCGCAAAATTCCCTGCCGAGAATCCCAATCCCGTGCTTCGTATATCCAGGGATGGAACCGTACTTTACCACAACCCCTCCAGCGAGCCATTGCTTGAACAATGGCATTATCAGAAAGGGAAACCGCTCCAGAATAGGTGGTACCAGTTGGTGCTTGATGCCCTTCGCGATGAGGACATTAAGACCGTAGAAACTGAAATTGGCGATAAGGTCGCTTTCTTGACCTTTGCTCCGATTGTTGAAAAGGATTTTGTAAATGTCTACGGATCGGATATCACTGAACTTAAGCAGGGAGAAGAAAGAATTAAACACCTTAATCTGATTCTTCGTGCCATTCGTAACATTAACCAACTGATTTTCCAAGAAAAGGACCGTGAAAGATTAATAAAGGGTGCTTGCAATAGTCTTACGGCAACACGCGGTTATTATAGTAGCTTCATAGTGTTACTGGACGAAAAGGGGAAGATTGATACCTACGCTGAGGCTGGTTTGGGAGAAGACTTTTTGCCTATGCTTAAATTATTAAAGAAAGGTGAGCTGACTACTTTCGGTCAGATAGCCTTAAAGCAAGAGGATGTTGTAATCATCAAAGACCCGGCATCTGCCTGTCCCGATTGTCCGCTGGTACCGGTATGTTCCGCCCGGGGAAGCGTCATGACCGTCCGCTTAGGACGCGAGGGAAAGATCTACGGTGTGATGTCGGTCTCTATCCCTGCCCATTTTATTACTGATAAAGAAGAACAAGCCTTGTTTTTGGAGGCTGCAGGAGATATGGCTTTAGGTTTAAACGGCATTGAAATGAGGAAAAAACTGGATAAGCAAACCCATGATCTCAAGCAAAGGGTCAAGGAATTGAAAAGAGCTATGGATGCAACTCTTGACACTATGTCCAAGATAGTAGAGGCCAAAGACCCCTATACTGCCGGCCACCAGCGAAGGGTTTCTCAGCTGGCTACAGCCATAGCTAAGGAGTTAAACTTTTCTCAAGACAAAATTGAAGGGATAAGGATTGCCTCTTTAATCCATGATATTGGGAAGATCGGCCTGCCTACTGAGATCTTAAGCAAGCCCACCAAGCTATCTGATATAGAATTTAGTTTAATCAAAGAACATCCCAAAATTGGATATAATATCTTACAATCCATAGATTTTTCCTATCCGGTAGCAGAAATTGTCCTTCAGCATCATGAAAGATTGGATGGTTCAGGATATCCCCATCATTTAAAAGGTGATCAGATTTCCCTGGAAGCCTGCATTATAGGAGTGGCTGATGTGGTCGAGGCGATGTCTTCTCACCGACCTTATCGTCCGGCATTAGGCATCAATAAAGCCTTGGAAGAAATCTCTAAAAATAAAGGCACCCTCTATGACACAGAAGTAGTGGATACCTGCTTGATACTCTTCAAAGAAAAAGGATTTAAATTTGAATAA
- a CDS encoding PAS domain S-box protein, whose product MNILPFLHFFVFLAYSCLLVFLLWKDPKSLLNRVCAALLACFVVWSFTLIFIYSPSALKDTVILSDNVGSIGWIGFASFFLWFSLIFTEKKKILKTRIIYPSIFILPLLFIYKQWTGFLTVDYIQQPWGWESVWSDSIWSYLFYFYYLSFMLMGLYLILNIRRKTEEPLKKKQARIIFVTALVSLFLSTLTDIILPALNIYTLPSLGNVFALIWASGIVYAIAKYRLMVITPVAAAENIISTMTDSLILLDREGNIASVNKAALDLSGYEKEELTGKPIELLFRENNFKTTLLDKALKKEAIRNYELDFNTKTGDNIAVIFSSSTMLDRAGGIIGIVCIIQDNTQRKQAEETLKKSQQEFTSLFQSNPEATIYLDKDGNILNINNRFIELFGYTLEEIKGKNIDSGLVQPPDKIKESKKLTEDALKENYISIETIRKKKDGTLFPVHVSGSPLHIDGKYHGLIGIYQDISERKGMEEKLEKIARIDALTGCYNRKYGLELLDRQMKLSRRSNSPLLLAFLDIDRFKSINDTFGHGEGDQVLQETVNLFKSTLREIDIICRMGGDEFLLIFPDNSLKEALLIKERLDRDLIKLNQSLKKPYKIDLSIGLSEYNPVNPLTMDELIRVADQRMYEEKNNKKQKKE is encoded by the coding sequence ATGAATATTTTACCATTTCTACATTTTTTTGTATTTTTGGCCTATTCCTGCCTGTTAGTTTTTTTGCTGTGGAAAGATCCAAAATCTTTACTTAACCGGGTTTGTGCTGCTCTTCTTGCCTGTTTTGTTGTATGGAGTTTTACGTTGATTTTTATTTATAGTCCAAGTGCCTTAAAAGATACTGTTATATTATCTGATAATGTTGGTTCCATCGGGTGGATTGGATTCGCTAGTTTTTTTTTATGGTTTTCTCTTATTTTCACCGAAAAGAAAAAGATATTAAAAACAAGAATTATTTATCCCTCTATCTTTATTCTGCCTTTGCTCTTTATCTATAAACAATGGACAGGTTTTTTAACCGTAGATTATATTCAGCAACCCTGGGGGTGGGAAAGTGTTTGGTCAGACTCAATCTGGTCTTATCTTTTTTATTTCTATTATCTTTCATTTATGTTAATGGGACTTTATCTGATCTTAAATATCAGGAGAAAAACAGAAGAACCCCTTAAGAAAAAACAGGCAAGAATAATCTTTGTTACTGCGTTGGTTTCCCTTTTTTTAAGCACTTTGACAGATATAATACTTCCAGCATTGAATATTTATACCCTACCTTCCTTAGGGAATGTGTTTGCACTCATTTGGGCATCCGGAATAGTTTATGCCATAGCCAAATATAGACTGATGGTTATCACCCCGGTTGCCGCCGCTGAAAACATTATCTCTACCATGACTGATTCCTTGATCTTGTTAGATAGAGAAGGGAATATAGCCAGCGTAAATAAAGCTGCCCTGGATTTATCCGGATATGAGAAGGAAGAACTCACCGGAAAGCCAATAGAGCTGTTATTTAGAGAAAATAATTTCAAAACCACCTTGCTGGATAAAGCCCTGAAGAAAGAAGCTATCAGAAATTATGAGCTTGATTTTAATACAAAAACAGGAGACAATATAGCGGTCATTTTTTCCAGTTCTACCATGTTGGACAGGGCAGGAGGCATAATTGGCATTGTTTGTATCATCCAAGACAATACCCAACGTAAACAGGCGGAAGAAACCCTAAAGAAAAGTCAGCAGGAATTTACCAGTCTTTTTCAAAGCAATCCCGAGGCAACCATCTATTTGGATAAAGATGGCAATATCCTCAATATCAATAACAGATTTATCGAACTTTTCGGTTATACCCTTGAGGAGATAAAAGGAAAGAATATAGATTCCGGCTTAGTCCAGCCCCCGGATAAAATTAAAGAATCCAAAAAGTTAACTGAGGATGCTTTAAAAGAAAATTATATCAGTATTGAAACCATCAGGAAGAAGAAAGATGGTACTTTATTCCCGGTCCACGTATCAGGATCACCCCTGCATATAGACGGTAAGTATCACGGTTTGATAGGAATATACCAGGATATCAGCGAAAGAAAAGGAATGGAAGAGAAACTGGAAAAAATTGCCCGGATTGATGCATTGACCGGTTGTTATAATCGAAAATATGGATTGGAACTGCTGGACCGGCAGATGAAACTATCTCGTCGTAGTAATTCTCCTCTCTTGCTGGCTTTCCTGGATATAGATAGATTTAAATCCATCAATGATACTTTTGGTCATGGAGAAGGCGATCAGGTTTTACAAGAAACAGTCAACCTTTTCAAATCTACCTTAAGAGAAATTGATATCATCTGCCGTATGGGAGGAGATGAATTCTTATTAATATTTCCGGATAACTCTTTAAAAGAAGCACTCTTAATTAAGGAAAGATTGGATAGAGATTTAATTAAATTAAACCAAAGTCTAAAGAAACCTTACAAGATAGACCTCAGTATCGGTCTTTCGGAGTATAATCCTGTTAATCCTCTAACCATGGATGAATTAATCCGTGTAGCCGATCAGAGGATGTATGAAGAGAAGAATAACAAAAAACAAAAAAAAGAATAG